In a single window of the Fusarium falciforme chromosome 3, complete sequence genome:
- a CDS encoding Putative pectin lyase C codes for MKSVSTLLVALAGLAQLGASQSVVGKAEGFAKGVTGGGKATPDHPQTIQELTKLLTDKQPRVIVLSKEFDYTTSEGTESGNVCASWGTGDKFQKIIQNDCGGKPASRETWYKAARTPIDVASDKTILGVGDKAGIKGKGLRMRGGVKNIIIQNIHVTDLNPKYVWGGDAISFDGADQVWVDHVTTARPGRQHYVFGFNPSKRITLSNNFIDGQSPYSTGGDGYHYWTFEMVGKDDQITMQNNYIKRTAGRSPALSGKTLLHAVNNVWEDNNGHAIEGGEATARGIFEGNVFINVKKMVSDYKGRLFTAPSSNTECQLALGRACQTNLLQNSQGGFDYKDTSFFSEYSSLNIAPAVSASKAKSSVPQNAGAGKIDTAGSSAAAVDNKSTAAASKAQEPKPAATQASKPATEQPKTAGTVALYGQCGGQGYTGATTCAQGKCVKSNDWYSQCL; via the exons ATGAAGTCTGTCTCCACTCTCCTAGTTGCTCTAGCTGGTCTGGCGCAGCTAGGCGCCTCTCAGAGCGTCGTCGGCAAGGCTGAAGGTTTCGCCAAGGGCGTGACGGGCGGTGGCAAGGCGACTCCCGATCACCCGCAGACCATCCAGGAGTTGACCAAGCTGCTCACCGACAAGCAGCCTCGCGTCATTGTGCTCTCCAAGGAGTTTGATTACACCACCTCTGAGGGCACCGAGTCTGGAAATGTCTGCGCCAGCTGGGGCACCGGTGACAAGTTCCAGAAGATTATCCAGAACGACTGTGGTGGAAAGCCTGCTTCGCGAGAGACGTGGTACAAGGCTGCTAGGACTCCTATTGATGTTGCCTCCGACAAGACCattcttggtgttggtgacaAGGCCggcatcaagggcaagggtttGAGAATGCGTGGTGGTGTTAagaacatcatcatccagaacATCCACGTTACCGATCTCAACCCCAAGTACGTCTGGGGTGGTGATGCTATCTCGTTCGATGGCGCCGATCAAGTCTGGGTTGATCACGTCACG ACTGCACGCCCCGGTCGCCAGCACTACGTCTTCGGCTTCAACCCCAGCAAGCGTATCACGCTCTCCAACAACTTCATCGACGGCCAGTCCCCCTACTCCACTGGAGGCGACGGCTACCACTACTGGACCTTTGAGATGGTTGGCAAGGACGACCAGATCACCATGCAGAACAACTATATCAAGCGCACCGCTGGCCGCAGCCCTGCCCTCAGCGGCAAGACTCTTCTCCACGCCGTCAACAACGTCTGGGAGGACAACAACGGCCACGCCATCGAGGGAGGTGAAGCCACCGCCCGCGGTATCTTTGAGGGCAACGTCTTCATCAACGTAAAGAAGATGGTTTCTGACTACAAGGGCCGTCTCTTCACTGCCCCCAGCTCCAACACGGAGTGCcagcttgcccttggccgAGCCTGCCAGACCAACCTCCTTCAGAACTCTCAAGGTGGCTTTGACTACAAGGacacctccttcttctccgagTACTCCAGCCTGAACATTGCACCCGCTGTTTCCGCTAGCAAGGCCAAGTCCTCTGTGCCCCAGAATGCCGGCGCCGGCAAGATCGACACTGCCGGAAGCTCCGCCGCTGCTGTCGATAACAAGTCCACTGCTGCAGCCTCCAAGGCTCAAGAGCCCAAGCCGGCCGCGACTCAGGCTTCCAAGCCCGCCACGGAGCAGCCCAAGACCGCTGGCACTGTTGCTCTGTATGGTCAGTGTGGCGGACAGGGATACACTGGCGCTACTACTTGCGCCCAGGGCAAGTGTGTCAAGTCCAACGACTGGTACTCCCAGTGCCTGTAA
- a CDS encoding Amb-all domain-containing protein: MIDKTFNFLGSEGSVTETGCRLTSGCTAANGGQDTIKSSGCDSNEKPIQVKYDKASHLGMPVGSNKSLVGVGNKGVLFGKGLRFNAGAKNVIIQNIHIDNLNPQYVWGGDGISLSGNDGVWIDHCKISRTGRQMFVSHYEASRVTISNTKFDGRTEFSHSCNNDHYWTIIIGGKGDKITLDKNYLHDLSGRAPKIGSSEGTQTVQAVNNYFNYNTGHNFDISSSGRVLLEGNRFENSKTPITDASKVGKIFNVPDSGSRTTCASSLGRNCEMNAYTSSGAVPSRKDIVVLSELGKYKSNLVTPIRYGDVKGHVNGNYGIGRI; this comes from the exons ATGATCGACAAGACCTTCAACTTCCTTGGCTCTGAAGGAAGCGTCACCGAGACGGGCTGTCGTCTGACGAGTGGATGTACTGCTGCCAACGGAGGCCAGGACACCATCAAGTCCAGTGGCTGCGACAGCAACGAGAAGCCTATTCAGGTCAAATACGACAAGGCTAGCCACCTCGGTATGCCGGTTGGCAGCAACAAGAgtcttgttggtgttggcaaCAAGGGTGTCCTGTTTGGCAAGGGTCTTCGCTTCAACGCTGGTGCCAAGAACGTTATTATTCAGAACATTCACATTGAT AACCTCAACCCTCAGTATGTCTGGGGTGGCGATGGTATCAGCCTGTCTGGCAATGACGGTGTCTGGATTGACCACTGCAAG ATCAGCCGCACCGGTCGACAGATGTTTGTTTCTCA CTACGAGGCTTCCCGcgtcaccatctccaacaccaAATTCGACGGCCGCACCGAGTTCTCCCACTCGTGCAACAACGATCACTACtggaccatcatcatcggtgGCAAGGGCGACAAGATCACGCTCGACAAGAACTACCTTCACGACCTCTCCGGCCGCGCCCCCAAGATCGGTTCCTCCGAGGGCACTCAGACCGTGCAGGCCGTCAACAACTACTTCAACTACAACACCGGCCACAATTTTGACATTTCCTCCAGCGGCCGCGTGCTCTTGGAAGGCAACCGCTTCGAGAACTCCAAGACACCCATCACCGATGCGAGCAAGGTGGGTAAGATCTTCAACGTTCCTGATAGCGGCTCGCGCACTACTTGTGCTTCGTCTCTTGGACGTAACTGTGAGATGAACGCCTACACTTCCTCGGGTGCTGTGCCTAGCCGCAAGGATATCGTTGTTCTGTCTGAGCTGGGCAAGTACAAGTCTAACCTGGTCACCCCTATTCGGTACGGAGACGTCAAGGGCCACGTGAATGGCAACTACGGTATCGGAAGGATTTAA
- a CDS encoding Amb-all domain-containing protein encodes MHFAPFLVFLGGISSSLCQVVGTPYGFAKGVTGGGNATPQKPKDIAQLKS; translated from the exons ATGCATTTCGCTCCCTTTCTCGTTTTCCTTGGAGGCATATCCTCCTCCCTATGCCAGGTCGTTGGAACTCCTTATGGCTTTGCCAAGGGCGTCACTGGCGGTGGAAATGCTACTCCTCAGAAGCCCAAGGACATTGCCCA ACTCAAGTCATGA